The DNA sequence ACCCCTGCGGACGGTAAATCATGAGTGCAACCAGGATGATTCCGTAAATAATGATCTGGTATTCACCGCCGGCTCCGGGAACGATGAGCGGTATCAACTCTTTTAAGATCTCGTTTAAGGCCACGACGACCACAGCCCCAAGCAAAGGTCCCCAAAAGGTACCCAGGCCGCCAATCACTGCCATCAGTACAAACTGGACGGAAGCATGAAAAGTAAATGGTGACGGACTGATAAAGGTCATATAGAAAGCATAAAGGCCCCCTGCCAAACCCGTAAGCAGCGCACTGAAAATAAAGGCCTGCAGCTTAAGCCTGACACAGTCAATACCGGCATTTTCTGCCGCATACTCACTCTCTCGGATCGCACATAAGGCCCTGCCTGTTCTGGAACGGACTAAATTTCGTATTCCCAGCAGTATCAGGACCAGAATGATCCAGATCAGGATATAAAATTTCCTGTCACTGTTTAAAATAAGACTGCCAATGCCCAGATGCGGAATACCGCTGATCCCGGATGGCCCTCCGGTTATTTCTCCGCCTTCGGTAAATAATATATGGACTAAAATCCCAAAGCCGAGCGTCGCGAGGGCAAGGTATAGCTCGCGTAACTTAAGGGTCTGTCGGCCAATTAGGGCCGCAACAATTCCAGGAAGAAGAATTGCTGCCAGAAGAGCTAACAGTGACGGCCAATGAAAACGCGTGGTTAATATTGCGGCCGTATAAGCGCCTAAACCAAAAAACGCCGCATGACCGAACGACACCTGCCCCGCATAACCCATCAGTATTCCCAAGCCCTGGACAACGATCGCATACAGGCCGATGACAATCAGTAATCCATAAAGATAATTGCTGTTAAGCAGGAGCGGGATAATTAACAATACCAGCATGATGACAGCTCCGCTGAATTTAAATATAATCTTTTTCACCAAAGATACGCTCCTTACCACATGACGCTGTAAATCTTACTCAAAAGAAATCAAATCAATACCAAAAGGAAACCCTGTTTTAAGATTAAATTTTACGCTCGCTGATTGCACCCAGGATCCCTTCCGGCCTGATTAAAAGGACTGCAAGAAGAATCACAATAGAGATCGCATCATTCAACCCGGAGGAAATCAGTCCTGAACTGTAGGCTTCCAAAAGCCCCAGGATTAATCCCCCCAGAACAGCTCCGGATATACTGCTCAATCCGCCAATTGTTGCCGCGATAAAACCTTTGACGCCTAACATAAAACCCATATCATACGTGACCATCGTCACCGGTCCAATGCAGATTCCTGCGGCGGTAGCCAAAGCCCCTGAAAAAACAAATGCGGCCAGGGAAATCGTACTCAAATTGATCCCCTGCAGCTGGGCTCCGATGGGACTGAGGACGGAAGCTTGAACTGCTTTTCCCCAGTAGGTCCGTCCAAAAAAAGTGTTGACGCAGATCAGTGTTGCCGCTGCCAGCAAAAATACCCAGATGCTCTGAGGATTGAGTGCCGCCCCGCCTGCCATGATTGGTCCACTAGCCGTAAAGGAGGGCAGAGAGTAGGTATCCGTTCCCCAGATCAGAAGGGCCAGCCCCCTTAAGGATATCGAAATACCAATTGTAATGATCAGCATCGTCAGGCTGCTGGCTCCCCTGGCTTTGTTGACCGTCAGCCTTTCGAGTACCCCCGCCAACAAGGCGACAATAATGATGGCAAGAAGGGAGGCCGCTATTAGCGGCATCCCCATCGATTTGAAACTAACCGTCAAAAGTGCCCCCATAACCAGGAATTCCCCAAGGGCTAGATTTAATATGCCTGTTACTTTATAGGTAATGACCAGGATAAGGGCAATAATGGAATAAATACTTCCAAGCGTAAGCCCGCTGAATAATAGCTGCAGTAGTTGTTCTCCCATCAGGTTTCACTCCGTTACTGTAATTTTGCCCTCGTTACTGTAATATTTTCCATTTGCCGTCTTCGATCTGCACCAAAACGGCGGAATCTTCGCTTAAGCCATTATGATCCTGTTCGGACATATTAAATACCCCGGATACACCGACAAGTCCCTGCGTTTTTTCCAGTTCATTCCGAATGACGCTGCGATCCGGACCAGCTTTTTCGATCGCCTTGACCAGGAGACTTAAAGCATCTGTCGCATAACCGCCGAATGAATTGGGCGCTGTATTGTATTTGTTTTGGTAATCATTGATATAACTTGTAAGCACTGCTTTCTGCGGGTCAGAATCCGCAATCTGATCGGTCACTGGAAGCTTGCCGATTGGAAGGATCACTCCGTCAGCGGCGTCCTGGGCAAGTTCGATAAATTTCTGATTGCCGACGCCATGGCTGTGAATGAGCGGAATCGTCAGTCCAAGATCCTTATAGTTCTTCGTCAGGATGGAGGCCGAAGGCGGAATCGCCCATACGACGACTGCCTGAGCCCCGCTGCTCTTGACATTCGTTAATTGCGGCGTCATATCATTGTCTGTCGCATCAAATTTTTCTTCAGCAACGATGGTGATCCCATTTTGGGGAGCTGCCGCGCTAATGGCCTTCTTGCCATTGTCGCCATAAGCATTGTTCATATACATAAAGGCAATCTTCGTCATGTTATTCTTCTTGAGATATTCAATGATTTTATTGATCATGACAATATCGCTCTGGGCTGTTTTAAATACCCATTGTCTTTCAGCAACCGGTTCAACGATGCTACTGGCTGCGGCCAGAGAAATCATCGGAATTTGCGCGTCCTGGACAGTTTTCATGATGGCCATCGAGGTCCCGCTGGAGCTGCCGCCCAAAACTGCAAGGACGCCTTTTTCTATTAGCTTATTTGCAGCAAGTACAGCCTCCATCTCATCACTTTTATTATCCTCAATGATCAGTTCAACCGGATGCCCTTGAATACCACCTTCGGCATTGATCTTGTCCACCATCATCAACAGTGTATCGCGTTCAGGTATGCCCAAAGAAGAGGAAGTCCCGCTGATATCGAGAACCGCACCCACTTTGTAAGGCTCTGTTGTCTCACTGCCTGCCGTACTGCTCTTCCCGGAGCTGCAGCCTCCCAATATCAGGCTGACCGCCAATAATAAAGCTACTACCATACTCCCTGTGAAACCTTTGAACTTTCTTTTCATCGTCCTTCACTCCTACATTCATATTTTTCTGATACACCAGAAAACAACAAGCCACAGCCTTCGCCGGGACGAAAGCTGTGGCCTTCCGCGGTACCACCCCAGTTAGCTGGATCACTCCAGCTCTCTCTTAAGAGTACGAATAAAGAAGTCTTTCCCTGCTGAAACTTAGGTGTGGTCCGTGGCCATCCGTGGCCTTGCTAGCCGCTCCTTGCAGCCAATTAAAAAAACACTTCTCATCCCTGAAGGGACGAAAGTGCTTCGCGGTACCACCCTATTTGGGTCTAAGCAGACCCCACTTTTCAGTAGGTACGGGACTTTATTCTTCCTTATACCCCCTCCCTTTTAACGGCGGGAGCCTCCGTCCAGACCTACTTACCCAAAGGTTTCAGTCCGGAAGTTCAGGGGTGAACCTTCAACGATCAATGCGATAGAAACGCTTTCAGTCTAAGACGTTTCCTCCCTGGAAAGCTCATACCGTTTACTTTACCCCATCATTACTTTTATACAATAATGGTATTGATTTGAATCTATATTATCACAGAGTTTTGAGATTCGTCAATTAGAAATATATTTGTTCTGTTATATTTGTTCTGTATCAGTAAAAAAGTAAAATATATTTCAGGATGGTATAAGATATAGGGTTGACATGGTAATCTGTAAAGGCGGGTTATTCTTTTTTTAGAATTTAGTTGCATAGTATTGCTAAAATATGATAAAATAACTTTTGTCTAAAAAACGTGCGGTAGTTAGATGTTTCGAAGGGGGTGACTGTATGCCAAATATTAAATCAGCAATCAAGAGGGTCCAACTAAGCAAATTACAGAATGCCAAGAATACTGCTGCCAGATCTTCCTTACGAACCGCTATTCGTCGTTATGAGGAAGCTGTAAACAATAATCCTGAAAATGCTGTTGAAGCTCTGCAAAAAGCTTCCCGTGCACTTGATAAAGCTGCTGCCAAAGGTTTGATCCACAAAAACAAAGCAGCTCGCAAAAAATCCAGAATGGCCAAAAAATTTCAGGCTTTGAATAATAAAGCCAGCTAAGCAACGCTGCACTAGTCCCTCCATGGACGTCGCAGCATCCGTGAAGGCTATTTAAACGCTTCACGCTCCATAGACATTAGAGAGGATATCTCAGAACCCTGAGGCATCCTCTTTTTATGATTACGTTATTTTTTACATAATCGTATAACCATTATTTCCAGCAGCAACTGAGGGTTCCCTCCGCTGCTCTTTAACGCAAGCTCAGTCTGAAGACAATCTTCCATGGCCTCAGCCAATCTGACGGTTGAAAAAGAGTCCGCTTGCTGAAAGAGTTTATTTCCTTCAAAGAATGTCCTGATTCCTGCAGTGCCCATAAAATCATTGACTGTGCCCTTGCGGGACCGCCAAATACTCGCTGCCAGTAACAGCCGGATATGGCGGACGATCATTGTATGCACTTTGAGGTAATGTTCCTGACTAAGCACTTCGCTAAGCCTGGCCAATGCGTCTTTGGTATTCTCTGCCGCGATGGCATCCAACATCGCAAAGACCGTCGTCTCGATCATCGGCAAACTTATTTTCCGGATATCTTCAATTTCTATGTTTTGTTTTTCTCCGGTATATAGAGCTAATTTGGCCAGTTCCTGACTGAGTACCCCTGTTTGGTGGCCAGCCCATTCCAAAAGAAACGAAGCGGCGGGAACACTCAGGTTCTTCCCGTTTTGATGCGCTTGCTTTTGCAGCCAGGCCATCCATTCCGACTGGCCCTTCGGAAAAGCGAATTCCACTGTTTTCCCGTTCTTATTGATTTCCCTAAACAGTTTTCTGCCTTTGTTTACTTTTTCCGATATCAGAACCAGGCAAGTAGACGGATTGGGATTCAGACAGTATTCCAGCAAGATATCCGGGTCGCTTTCTCTCCCTGAATGGGATCGTTCCATTTCTTCGGTGCTTTTTTCCGATTCGGAAGTGCCTTTGCTCCTGCCCGTACTGAAATATGTAAGATCGTCAACAACCACGAGTTTTCCGGAAAAAAAGGCTGTCATATTGGCAGCCTGAATTATTTCTTCCCGGGTTTGTTCTTTTCCGTTAAGAAGTTCTGTATTGCTGCCGGAAGGATCATCCAGCAAATAATAGTTTTTTAGCAGTTTTAAAGCC is a window from the Dehalobacter sp. DCA genome containing:
- a CDS encoding branched-chain amino acid ABC transporter permease encodes the protein MKKIIFKFSGAVIMLVLLIIPLLLNSNYLYGLLIVIGLYAIVVQGLGILMGYAGQVSFGHAAFFGLGAYTAAILTTRFHWPSLLALLAAILLPGIVAALIGRQTLKLRELYLALATLGFGILVHILFTEGGEITGGPSGISGIPHLGIGSLILNSDRKFYILIWIILVLILLGIRNLVRSRTGRALCAIRESEYAAENAGIDCVRLKLQAFIFSALLTGLAGGLYAFYMTFISPSPFTFHASVQFVLMAVIGGLGTFWGPLLGAVVVVALNEILKELIPLIVPGAGGEYQIIIYGIILVALMIYRPQGLSSIGEFFQSSKKSLVQDGNEVN
- a CDS encoding branched-chain amino acid ABC transporter permease, yielding MGEQLLQLLFSGLTLGSIYSIIALILVITYKVTGILNLALGEFLVMGALLTVSFKSMGMPLIAASLLAIIIVALLAGVLERLTVNKARGASSLTMLIITIGISISLRGLALLIWGTDTYSLPSFTASGPIMAGGAALNPQSIWVFLLAAATLICVNTFFGRTYWGKAVQASVLSPIGAQLQGINLSTISLAAFVFSGALATAAGICIGPVTMVTYDMGFMLGVKGFIAATIGGLSSISGAVLGGLILGLLEAYSSGLISSGLNDAISIVILLAVLLIRPEGILGAISERKI
- a CDS encoding ABC transporter substrate-binding protein, whose product is MKRKFKGFTGSMVVALLLAVSLILGGCSSGKSSTAGSETTEPYKVGAVLDISGTSSSLGIPERDTLLMMVDKINAEGGIQGHPVELIIEDNKSDEMEAVLAANKLIEKGVLAVLGGSSSGTSMAIMKTVQDAQIPMISLAAASSIVEPVAERQWVFKTAQSDIVMINKIIEYLKKNNMTKIAFMYMNNAYGDNGKKAISAAAPQNGITIVAEEKFDATDNDMTPQLTNVKSSGAQAVVVWAIPPSASILTKNYKDLGLTIPLIHSHGVGNQKFIELAQDAADGVILPIGKLPVTDQIADSDPQKAVLTSYINDYQNKYNTAPNSFGGYATDALSLLVKAIEKAGPDRSVIRNELEKTQGLVGVSGVFNMSEQDHNGLSEDSAVLVQIEDGKWKILQ
- the rpsT gene encoding 30S ribosomal protein S20, coding for MPNIKSAIKRVQLSKLQNAKNTAARSSLRTAIRRYEEAVNNNPENAVEALQKASRALDKAAAKGLIHKNKAARKKSRMAKKFQALNNKAS
- the holA gene encoding DNA polymerase III subunit delta, producing MTLDIIKLDIKNRDIPSVYLWYGEDRYSLAEALKLLKNYYLLDDPSGSNTELLNGKEQTREEIIQAANMTAFFSGKLVVVDDLTYFSTGRSKGTSESEKSTEEMERSHSGRESDPDILLEYCLNPNPSTCLVLISEKVNKGRKLFREINKNGKTVEFAFPKGQSEWMAWLQKQAHQNGKNLSVPAASFLLEWAGHQTGVLSQELAKLALYTGEKQNIEIEDIRKISLPMIETTVFAMLDAIAAENTKDALARLSEVLSQEHYLKVHTMIVRHIRLLLAASIWRSRKGTVNDFMGTAGIRTFFEGNKLFQQADSFSTVRLAEAMEDCLQTELALKSSGGNPQLLLEIMVIRLCKK